TCCAAAATTCATCTCTTTCAAAATCTCTGCTTTCATAATCATACTCGTAATATACTTCTTTAATTCCTGCCCCTGCAAGTAGTTTTAAACATACATAACAGGGAGCTAAGGTACAATAAATGCTTGCTCCCTCTACAGAAATTCCAAATCTGGCTGCCTGAGCTATAGCATTTGCTTCTGCATGAGTTGATCTACAGAAATTATACTTATCTATATCAGGAACACCTTTTTCTCTTCTAAAGCAGTAATTGGATCCTTTGTCTGTGCAATGCCAAGCACCAGGCATTGGACCATTATAACCAGTTGCTAAAATTCTTTTATCTTTTACAATCACAGCTCCTGTAGGACGAGAATTACAACCTGAACGTAAAGCTACAATTTTTGCAATAAGCATGAAATATTCATGCCAATTAGGTCTATAGATCCTATCATCCATTTTTATTTTTTGTAAAAGGGAAATTTTTTGCAAATTTCTCTTATCTTTTCTCTTATTTTTTTTCTCAAATCCTCTTTGTCTGGATTTTTTAAAACTTCGCACATATAATGAGCTACTTCTTCGACTTCGGTTTCTTTCAAACCTCTTGTAGTTATAGCAGGTGTTCCTATTCTTATACCACTTGTTATTCTTGGAGGACGGGTATCAAAGGGGATAGAATTTTTATTTACTGTAATTCCTGCTTCCTCTAAAATTTTTTCTGCCTCGGCTCCAGTAAGACCTTTTATGGAAACATCTACTAAAACAAGATGGGTATCAGTTCCTCCAGAAATAACTCTAAAACCTTCGTTTTTAAAAACCTCAGCAATTACCTTAGCATTTTTGACTACCTGTTGTTGATAAGATCTAAATTCAGGCTGTAAAGCTTCTTTAAAACAGACAGCTTTTGCAGCTATAATATTCATGTGAGGACCACCTTGAATTCCAGGAAATACAGTTTTATCAATTATTTTAGCATATTTTTCTTTACAAAGAATAAAACCTCCTCTTGGGCCTCTCAAAGTTTTATGAGTAGTTGAGGTTACAAAATCTGCATAAGGAACAGGAGAAGGATGAATACCTGCAGCAATAAGTCCTGCAATATGAGCCATATCAACCATTAAATAAGCTCCCACTTCTTGAGCTATTTTAAAAAAGGCCTCAAAATCTATAATCCTTGGATAAGCACTTGCACCAGCTATTATGAGTTTTGGTTTATGCTCTAAAGCAATAGCTCTAACTTCCTCATAATCAATCATTTCAGTTTCTTTAGAAACTCCATAATGAACAATTTTGTAAAATTTGCCAGAAAAATTAACCCCTGCTCCATGTGAAAGATGTCCTCCATGTGAAAGATTCATAGAAAGTATAGTATCCCCTGGATTTAAAATAGCAAAATAAACCGCCATATTTGCTTGGGTTCCTGAATGAGGTTGTACATTAGCATGTTCAGCTCCAAAAAGTAGTTTTGCCCGTTCAATAGCAAGCTTTTCAACTTCATCAACATTTTCACACCCTCCATAATAGCGAGAAAAGGGATAACCCTCTGCATATTTATTCATTAAGCAAGAACCCTCAGCTTCCATTATAGCCATATCTGCTAAATTTTCAGAAGCTATCATTTCTAATTGATATTCCTGTCTATCTATTTCTTTTTGAATTAAATTCCATATTTCAGGATCAACTTCTTTCAGAAAAGACATTAGCTCCTCCTATTTTTAAAATTAATTTCATTTTATCAAAAGATTAAAAAATTTCTTCAACTTTAAAAACTCCTTCCTTTTGAGCCTTATTAAAGCGTTTCAAATTTTTCCATATTATATAACTAAATAGAGATAAAACCAAAGAAAAACCTGGAATAAGAATTGACCAAAAATGAGATATTTTCAAAAAAAAGATGAAAACGGGTGAACTTATGAAGATGCATAGAAATAATATAAAAAGATATTTAAAAATTTTTTCAAATTTAAAAGGATTTCTTAATACAAAAGGTATGGTCAATAACTCCCTAATAACTTCAAAGGTTCTTTTAAGACCATAATGAGTTTTTCCATATAATCGTGGTCTAT
The window above is part of the Thermodesulfobacterium geofontis OPF15 genome. Proteins encoded here:
- a CDS encoding serine hydroxymethyltransferase, yielding MSFLKEVDPEIWNLIQKEIDRQEYQLEMIASENLADMAIMEAEGSCLMNKYAEGYPFSRYYGGCENVDEVEKLAIERAKLLFGAEHANVQPHSGTQANMAVYFAILNPGDTILSMNLSHGGHLSHGAGVNFSGKFYKIVHYGVSKETEMIDYEEVRAIALEHKPKLIIAGASAYPRIIDFEAFFKIAQEVGAYLMVDMAHIAGLIAAGIHPSPVPYADFVTSTTHKTLRGPRGGFILCKEKYAKIIDKTVFPGIQGGPHMNIIAAKAVCFKEALQPEFRSYQQQVVKNAKVIAEVFKNEGFRVISGGTDTHLVLVDVSIKGLTGAEAEKILEEAGITVNKNSIPFDTRPPRITSGIRIGTPAITTRGLKETEVEEVAHYMCEVLKNPDKEDLRKKIREKIREICKKFPFYKK
- a CDS encoding deoxycytidylate deaminase codes for the protein MDDRIYRPNWHEYFMLIAKIVALRSGCNSRPTGAVIVKDKRILATGYNGPMPGAWHCTDKGSNYCFRREKGVPDIDKYNFCRSTHAEANAIAQAARFGISVEGASIYCTLAPCYVCLKLLAGAGIKEVYYEYDYESRDFERDEFWKTAIKEAKIEVFKQIRVSEETLKALENILPFPTSKRRLPPTD